A DNA window from Paraclostridium bifermentans contains the following coding sequences:
- a CDS encoding acetyl-CoA hydrolase/transferase family protein: protein MDKRLRCDELKSKVMSAKEAAKLFEDNMVVGTSGFTPAGYPKAVPLALADRVKNGENIGITLITGASVGPELDGALSELGIIKRRYPYQTNSSCRNSINNSSINYSDMHLSHTPQWVKYGFFGKMDIALVEAVAITEEGYIIPSTSIGNSNVFVECADKVIIEINTSQPMDLEGIHDIYNLEAPPNRKPIPLVKPDDKIGTPYIICNKDKIAAIVYTDIKDKTRSVAPIDSVSEKMAKNLISFLEKEVEAKRLPKNLLPLQSGVGSVANAILGGLVESKFEDLVVYSEVIQDSVIDLIGCGKVRFASGTSLTISPERLDNFYENFSKYKDKLILRPQEISNSPEVARRLGVIAINTAIEVDIYGNVNSTNIMGSRMMNGIGGSGDFSRNGYLTIFTTESIAKDGKISSIVPMVSHHDHTEHDVMVIVTEQGVADLRGLSPKERAEEIIKNCAHPDYKDALYDYFNRACEGKYKHTPHILEESLSWHKKFLDDGSMIK, encoded by the coding sequence ATGGATAAAAGATTAAGATGTGATGAATTAAAAAGCAAAGTAATGAGTGCTAAAGAAGCCGCTAAATTATTTGAGGATAATATGGTTGTAGGAACTAGTGGATTTACACCTGCAGGATATCCCAAAGCAGTACCACTAGCTTTAGCTGATAGAGTAAAAAATGGAGAAAATATAGGTATTACACTTATAACTGGGGCATCTGTTGGACCAGAACTAGACGGAGCTTTAAGTGAACTTGGAATTATAAAAAGAAGGTATCCCTATCAAACAAATTCAAGTTGTAGAAACTCTATAAACAATTCATCTATAAATTATTCAGATATGCATTTAAGTCATACTCCACAATGGGTTAAGTATGGATTTTTTGGGAAGATGGATATAGCATTAGTAGAAGCAGTTGCTATAACAGAAGAAGGATATATAATTCCTTCTACATCAATAGGAAATTCAAATGTATTTGTAGAGTGTGCAGATAAAGTAATAATAGAAATAAATACATCTCAACCAATGGATTTAGAGGGAATTCATGATATTTATAACTTAGAAGCTCCTCCAAATAGAAAGCCAATTCCATTAGTCAAACCTGATGATAAAATAGGAACTCCATATATTATTTGTAATAAAGATAAAATAGCAGCAATAGTATATACAGATATAAAAGATAAAACAAGATCTGTTGCACCTATTGATTCAGTATCAGAAAAAATGGCTAAAAATCTCATAAGTTTTCTAGAAAAAGAAGTAGAAGCTAAGAGACTTCCAAAAAATTTATTACCTCTTCAGTCTGGAGTTGGAAGTGTAGCAAATGCAATTCTTGGAGGTCTGGTAGAATCAAAATTTGAAGACTTAGTAGTGTATTCAGAAGTAATACAAGATAGTGTTATAGATTTAATAGGATGTGGAAAAGTAAGATTTGCATCGGGGACATCATTAACTATATCTCCAGAAAGACTAGATAATTTTTATGAGAATTTTAGTAAATATAAAGATAAATTAATTCTTAGACCTCAAGAGATAAGTAATAGTCCTGAAGTTGCTAGAAGATTAGGCGTAATAGCTATAAATACTGCAATAGAAGTAGATATATATGGAAATGTTAATTCAACTAATATAATGGGTAGCAGAATGATGAATGGAATTGGAGGATCAGGTGATTTTTCAAGAAATGGTTATTTAACTATTTTTACAACAGAATCAATAGCTAAGGATGGAAAAATATCTAGTATAGTGCCTATGGTATCACATCATGATCATACAGAACATGATGTAATGGTAATTGTAACAGAACAAGGTGTAGCAGATTTAAGAGGACTATCTCCAAAGGAAAGAGCAGAAGAAATAATAAAAAATTGTGCACATCCTGACTATAAAGATGCTTTATATGATTATTTCAATAGAGCTTGCGAAGGTAAGTATAAACATACACCACATATTTTAGAAGAATCTTTATCGTGGCATAAAAAATTTCTAGATGATGGAAGTATGATTAAATAA
- a CDS encoding acyl-CoA mutase large subunit family protein translates to MTKNKEQIQESFNKWEEGKVNKSIARFPERKEKFEFDTGQEMKRLYTPLDAEFDYENDLGYPGQYPYTRGVQPTMYRGKFWTMRMYAGFATAEESNQRYKYLIDQGSMGLSVAFDLPTQMGYDSDDAISEGEVGKVGVCIDSLADMEILFDGIPLDKVSTSMTINAPASVLLAMYIAVAEKQGVSADKLRGTIQNDILKEYVARGTYIFPVKPSMRLITDIFEYCSKEVPKWNTISISGYHIREAGSNAVQEVAFTLADGIAYVNSAIAAGLNVDDFAPRLSFFFNAHNNLLEEVAKFRAARRIWAKVMKERFKATNPKSWALKFHTQTAGCTLTAQQPENNIVRVAIQTLAAVLGGTQSLHTNSKDEALALPTEDSVRVALRTQQIVAHESGVADSIDPLAGSYYIESLTNQIEEEALRLIEKIDELGGAPQAIEKGFIQQEIMDSAYRYQKEIENNDRIIVGVNKFQIEEQSPKGLLKVDPMVGERQKEKIQELKERRNGEKVKQALEALRKACNSDENVMPYILEAVREYATLGEVCGVMREEFGEYKQTVMI, encoded by the coding sequence ATGACGAAAAACAAGGAACAAATTCAAGAGAGCTTTAATAAATGGGAGGAAGGAAAAGTTAATAAGTCTATAGCTAGATTCCCAGAAAGAAAAGAAAAATTCGAGTTTGACACAGGGCAAGAAATGAAAAGGTTATATACACCATTAGATGCAGAATTTGATTATGAAAATGATCTAGGATATCCAGGCCAGTATCCATATACAAGGGGTGTTCAACCTACAATGTATAGAGGAAAATTCTGGACTATGAGAATGTATGCTGGGTTTGCAACAGCAGAAGAATCAAATCAAAGATATAAATATCTAATAGATCAAGGATCTATGGGGCTTTCAGTAGCATTTGACCTTCCGACTCAAATGGGTTATGACTCAGATGATGCAATATCAGAGGGAGAAGTTGGAAAAGTTGGAGTTTGTATAGATTCATTAGCAGATATGGAAATATTATTTGATGGTATACCTTTAGACAAGGTATCAACATCAATGACTATAAATGCACCAGCATCAGTACTTTTAGCAATGTACATAGCAGTTGCTGAAAAGCAAGGAGTTTCAGCTGACAAATTAAGAGGTACGATACAAAATGATATATTAAAAGAATATGTAGCAAGGGGAACATATATATTCCCAGTAAAACCATCCATGAGATTAATAACTGATATATTTGAATATTGTTCAAAAGAAGTACCTAAATGGAACACGATAAGTATATCAGGTTATCATATAAGAGAAGCAGGATCAAATGCAGTTCAAGAAGTAGCCTTTACATTAGCTGATGGTATAGCATATGTAAACTCAGCTATAGCAGCAGGTTTAAATGTAGATGACTTTGCACCTAGATTATCATTCTTCTTCAATGCACATAACAACTTATTAGAAGAGGTTGCAAAATTTAGAGCAGCAAGAAGAATATGGGCAAAAGTTATGAAAGAAAGATTTAAAGCGACTAATCCAAAATCATGGGCACTTAAGTTCCATACTCAAACAGCTGGTTGTACACTTACAGCACAACAACCTGAAAATAACATAGTCAGAGTGGCAATTCAAACATTAGCAGCAGTACTTGGAGGTACTCAATCATTACACACAAATTCAAAAGACGAAGCCCTAGCACTTCCAACAGAAGATTCAGTAAGAGTAGCACTTAGAACACAACAAATTGTAGCACACGAAAGTGGAGTAGCGGATAGTATAGATCCACTAGCAGGTTCTTATTATATAGAAAGTCTAACTAACCAAATAGAAGAAGAAGCATTAAGATTAATAGAAAAAATAGATGAATTAGGTGGAGCACCACAAGCTATAGAAAAAGGATTTATACAACAAGAAATAATGGATAGTGCATATAGATATCAAAAAGAAATTGAAAATAACGATAGAATTATAGTTGGAGTTAATAAATTCCAAATAGAAGAACAATCTCCAAAAGGATTATTAAAAGTTGATCCAATGGTTGGAGAAAGACAAAAAGAAAAGATACAAGAACTTAAAGAAAGAAGAAATGGTGAAAAAGTTAAACAAGCTCTAGAAGCACTTAGAAAAGCTTGTAATTCTGATGAAAATGTAATGCCATATATATTAGAAGCAGTTAGAGAATATGCTACATTAGGAGAAGTTTGTGGCGTTATGAGAGAAGAGTTTGGTGAATATAAACAAACGGTTATGATATAG
- a CDS encoding cobalamin B12-binding domain-containing protein, with amino-acid sequence MRPIRVLVAKPGLDGHDRGAKVIARALRDAGMEVIYTGLRQTPEQIVAAAIQEDVDVVAMSILSGAHNHLLPKVVELLNEEEADDILVIGGGVIPEDDIPYLKEKGIAEIFTPGTPTSMTIDFIRENLKRALA; translated from the coding sequence ATGAGACCAATAAGAGTATTAGTTGCAAAACCAGGATTAGATGGACATGATAGAGGAGCTAAAGTAATAGCAAGAGCATTAAGAGATGCTGGTATGGAGGTTATATATACAGGGCTTAGACAAACTCCAGAACAAATTGTAGCAGCAGCTATACAAGAAGACGTTGATGTTGTTGCAATGAGTATATTATCAGGAGCTCATAACCACTTACTACCGAAAGTTGTAGAATTGTTAAATGAAGAAGAAGCTGATGATATATTAGTAATAGGTGGAGGAGTAATTCCTGAAGATGATATTCCATACTTAAAAGAAAAAGGAATTGCAGAAATATTTACTCCAGGAACTCCAACTTCAATGACTATAGACTTTATTAGAGAGAATCTTAAAAGAGCATTAGCTTAA
- the meaB gene encoding methylmalonyl Co-A mutase-associated GTPase MeaB, producing the protein MKDIVNRVLEGKKRDCARLITIVENEQPGYEDALKDIYKHTGRAYVIGITGPPGAGKSTLTDKLVKLIRKEGKKVGIIAIDPTSPFTKGAILGDRIRMNDLNTDKDVFIRSMGTRGSLGGLSNATQAAIKVLDAYGCEYIFIETVGVGQSEIDIVKTADTTLIVMVPGLGDDIQAIKAGVMEIADVFAVNKADKDGAKRTSLEIEMMLDFKKDWEFRPPVSLAIAETGDGIDKVYENILKHRKFLEESNKLNEKRLERNRIEVKELVQKKVSSLVKNLEYTKEVDDLLLKTISKEIDPYSISNMLFEKVTK; encoded by the coding sequence ATGAAAGATATAGTGAATAGGGTACTAGAAGGCAAAAAAAGAGATTGTGCTAGACTTATCACTATTGTAGAAAATGAGCAGCCTGGATATGAAGATGCTTTAAAAGACATATATAAACACACTGGAAGGGCCTATGTTATAGGGATAACAGGTCCTCCTGGTGCTGGAAAATCTACTTTAACTGATAAGTTAGTTAAACTTATAAGAAAAGAGGGTAAAAAAGTAGGAATTATAGCAATAGATCCAACAAGTCCCTTTACAAAAGGAGCTATACTTGGGGATAGAATCAGAATGAATGACTTAAATACAGATAAAGATGTATTTATAAGATCTATGGGAACAAGAGGAAGTTTAGGTGGACTATCTAATGCAACTCAAGCTGCTATAAAAGTTTTAGATGCTTATGGATGTGAGTATATATTTATAGAAACTGTAGGGGTTGGCCAATCAGAAATAGATATAGTTAAAACTGCAGATACAACTCTTATTGTCATGGTACCAGGTTTAGGTGATGATATACAGGCAATAAAAGCTGGAGTTATGGAAATTGCGGATGTATTTGCAGTAAATAAGGCAGATAAAGATGGAGCAAAGAGAACATCATTAGAGATAGAAATGATGTTAGACTTTAAGAAAGATTGGGAATTTAGACCACCTGTAAGTTTAGCTATTGCTGAAACTGGTGATGGAATAGATAAAGTTTATGAAAATATATTGAAACATAGGAAGTTTTTAGAAGAAAGCAATAAATTAAATGAAAAAAGATTAGAAAGAAATAGAATTGAAGTTAAGGAATTAGTCCAAAAGAAAGTATCTAGCTTAGTTAAAAATTTAGAGTATACAAAAGAGGTTGATGATTTATTATTAAAAACTATAAGTAAAGAAATTGACCCATACTCTATAAGTAATATGTTATTTGAAAAAGTTACAAAATAA
- the mce gene encoding methylmalonyl-CoA epimerase, protein MDILRVDHVGIAVNNLEETLRFYEDVLGLKCQGTEIVEDQKVKVAFLPVGDTELELLESTTEDGPIAKFIAKNGGRGGIQHVAVRVDNIEKAIEEVKAKGYKMIDEKPRYGAGNAKIAFCHPKGTDGVLLELSERN, encoded by the coding sequence ATGGATATATTAAGAGTTGATCATGTAGGAATAGCGGTTAATAACTTAGAGGAAACTTTAAGGTTCTATGAAGATGTACTGGGATTAAAATGCCAAGGAACTGAAATTGTTGAAGATCAAAAGGTAAAAGTAGCTTTTTTACCAGTTGGAGATACAGAACTTGAACTATTAGAATCTACAACAGAAGATGGACCAATAGCTAAATTTATAGCAAAAAATGGTGGACGTGGAGGAATACAACACGTTGCAGTTAGAGTTGACAATATAGAAAAAGCTATAGAAGAAGTTAAGGCTAAGGGATATAAAATGATAGATGAAAAACCAAGATATGGAGCTGGTAATGCTAAAATAGCATTTTGCCACCCAAAAGGAACAGATGGAGTTTTATTAGAACTAAGTGAAAGAAATTAA